A single Ziziphus jujuba cultivar Dongzao chromosome 11, ASM3175591v1 DNA region contains:
- the LOC107435606 gene encoding STS14 protein: MSPARFLVSLIIFISIFILTVSAKGHHRHAPSSTTGQPPNRGTNVGGSTAAAPRATHTPPTTTLPPPSPQTVNAPPTPASPTPPRRGAVAREFLKAHNLVRMKHNQTLYKWDKTVARFARRWALTRAVDCRMIHSMGPYGENMFWGKYDHWTATDAVQSWAMEDKNYNADTNQCTPNKMCGHYTQIVWHESLLLGCSRMRCYNGSVVVICEYDPPGNYLGESPFGKIFDNQPIPRSEGPQTLPPPTATPTSMTSSPSNSSPSTLPPSTPSNSSPSTLPPPPPSPQTAA; encoded by the coding sequence ATGTCGCCCGCTCGGTTTCTTGTCTCCCTTATCATCTTCATCTCTATCTTCATCCTTACCGTCTCCGCCAAAGGCCACCACCGACATGCCCCATCGTCCACCACCGGACAACCTCCAAACCGTGGAACAAATGTCGGTGGCTCCACCGCCGCAGCCCCGCGCGCTACTCATACACCTCCCACCACCACTCTTCCTCCACCAAGCCCCCAAACCGTAAATGCACCCCCGACACCGGCATCTCCGACACCACCGAGAAGAGGCGCCGTGGCCCGCGAGTTCTTGAAAGCTCATAACTTGGTGAGGATGAAACACAACCAGACTCTCTACAAATGGGACAAGACCGTGGCGAGATTCGCCCGCCGCTGGGCGTTGACACGCGCGGTGGACTGCAGGATGATCCACTCGATGGGACCTTACGGCGAGAACATGTTCTGGGGGAAATACGACCACTGGACGGCCACCGACGCCGTCCAGTCGTGGGCGATGGAGGACAAAAATTACAACGCCGACACCAACCAGTGCACGCCGAACAAGATGTGTGGCCACTACACGCAGATCGTTTGGCATGAAAGCCTCCTATTGGGCTGCAGCCGAATGAGGTGTTACAATGGGAGTGTGGTGGTTATCTGCGAGTATGATCCCCCGGGAAATTATTTGGGCGAGAGTCCGTTTGGAAAAATCTTCGACAATCAACCAATTCCTCGATCTGAAGGTCCTCAAACACTTCCTCCACCTACGGCTACGCCGACATCTATGACATCCTCTCCATCGAATTCTTCGCCGTCGACTTTGCCACCGTCCACCCCGTCGAATTCTTCGCCTTCAACTTTGCCACCTCCACCTCCATCTCCACAGACGGCTGCTTAA